From Juglans regia cultivar Chandler chromosome 9, Walnut 2.0, whole genome shotgun sequence:
TGGAGACCCGCATATGCATGCATTGTGAGTGTATCATGTATTTGTGGTACCAACGCAATAATATATGagtacgtactatatatatatatatatgatctgtcCGTAAACTTGAATAATTTCAAGTCACGTGGATCTTTAATTTACTCAAAAACCATGAATTAATCGCAATCAATTCTCCAGTAAATTATCAAGGTATATACTTGGTCATTGTAATAGCACTAGAcaatacttaaatatatatgatgatgatgatgatgaggatgaggatgaagTTCTAATTaccatctttgaaaatattatcttGAGCCAAAGCAGCGATCCGTTGCTTGAGAGCGCTATTATCGACATTAAGTATCAACCTTTGGTGGTCCAAGAATGCAACCCTTGGTGACAATGATGATACTTCggtcttcaatttttttcatgtattgaaaatcaaattaaacaattaattatcaGAAATAAATATCTAAAGCACGTCAATCCACTAATGATATGAAACAAATGTTtactagctaattaattagtaacaagtaaattaattatatcatgtaCCTGTAATGTTGTTACACTCCGTTCTAGCTCCGAAATATATTGCAGTTTCCTCACTCTTGACCTTTGCGCTGATTGCCGGTTTGCCAAAATTCTAGCACAAACCCAACAACAGTAATTCGGATCTTAATCTTATTTTGCATTGCGGATCCAATATGATCACTGCCTCATGTAGTTACATTCCTCTAACGAATTAATgcatttaagaaatatttatatatatatatataatattataatgcGTGCGAGTCATCGATATTCATTCATCATCAGTATATAGGGTTACCTTTTCACCCTCTTAGGATCGACGTTGGAGTCGCCGGTGGGGGTGGTGGAGGGCAGTAGTACTGGATCTTGTGGCTCAGGTTTGCATGAGCTTTCAACCTCTCCCGGTTCACTTTTGGGCTGTTGGTCGAGAGGCATTATTGGCTTATTCTCGTCGTCGATATTGCTGTTGTGGTCAGACGGTGTGGACGCATTGGAAGATGAGACTGTAGGCGGCAGCGCGACCAAGACCTCGTCGGAGAACATTGACATGAGCTGGTCGTCGTCCAAGCGGTCGAAACCGCCGCTGGTGCCATTATTCCGGCATTCGACACCGATGAATGGAGCCGTCTCGAGGAAGGCAATGGAGTCGCTCATGGACCGCCTGTGGGCTCCGCGCCGGGCTGACGAGAAGTCGAGGAACTCGTCCACCCAAGTGGGTTGTTGTTGTTGGGCGGTGGGCATGGAAGTAGAAGTATTGTTGTTGGTGGGAACGAAGTTTGACATATTAATGGGCATTCTTTGGTGAGAAGAAGAATGCCAATTTTGAGTCATGCTTGGTATCTTGGGTGGTAATTGTGCCATATAACACCAAAACAATAGTTTGCGAAATATATGTGCAATTTGAGAGAAAGATCAACAAAGATCGTGAAAAATGAGTGTTgattatttgagagagagagagagagagagctatgaCCATAAACTTGGCCAAATATCGAAACAACTGAAAACAGTAATCTTTATCACAATCTTGGACTTGGAAAAACACTTGGGAGACATTGAAGGAGGTGATCAGAGCAAGTACATGACATAGACGACGACAACAACAGCAACATCTTCATTACAAATCGATCATGAAatgctgctctctctctctgggatTTTGGAGACCTATGTTTTTTCAAGGGCAATGGGTCTTAGGAGGGGAGAGGCCGGGGTTCACATGGGAGGGAGGAAAGACAGCTAGCAACAGCTGGTTTGGGGGGGGTGGGGGTGAAAGGAAGGGGTGGGAGAACTTAAACGGTTCTACTGGGAAAGTCGTCAGTGTAGTTTAATAAATGGCGGAATCAGCCACCACGTGCCGATGTGACCCCTCTCCTTAATTCGCATCCATCACATTAacacaaacaaggccttaatctAATCTCCAATTACATGTTGAATTTACATGTAATATAGATAAAATCAGATTACACTCTATGCATATCTCACATGATTGACGTTTTCATGTACAAGCTGTGATGAtcgatcatctcatctcatagcCCCCACTTTCTCGTTACCAAATAATAGCATGTGTCCACACCTATTTATGTGATTGATGTCTACTTGTAATTAGAACTTAGATCTTATGAATTAGTGGATACCCACTAATTTAGTGTTAAGGTTAGAACTTAAACTAATGGGCTGGTTTTCTGCAAGGAGAAACTTAAAGGAACCAAACGGATCATTATCAGTTAGATAATTTGTATTCATTATCCTTAATATTTGGTGGATGAGCTGTGAAACAAAGGGGGTTTGTAAGAATCATGTCCTCCTCCCTCCCATGTGAATTGTTTGCAAGAGCCCACCTTTCCTTGCTTTGTCCCCAAAATCAGGCTCACATGGGAAGGACTTGtgacccctctctctctctctctctctctctctctctctctctctctgaagttTCTTGATAAGTTCCATCATCTCATGTCGGAATTTATTAAGGAAAGTACTAAGAAACCACTGATAATGATTAACGGAAAAAGGTTAGATCAATGCATGTTAAGTACCTCTCTCTGGCctgtttaatatataatgtcgtgaatacaattttttttttattcactttttggGGCATGATTTTCGTTATGAAATGAATGTTAATTCTAGCAACGAAAACTATAGAGTAaacatataaattgatataattttatataatatgtaatctataatataatgtatCGTATAAgatatatcagtttataaatttatttttataaaatctttttataactaaaatatttctctaaatcAAAAGTAACCATATGATCGGACTAGTATATTAGAAACAAAATAGGGTTGGTCAATGCCTGAAAAAGTCATAAGTTTTAACAGCAATGATGCAACTAATCCCATGTTCCATTTTGTAATCATCAATAATCAATACCCAACAaatatatgtacgtatgtatggatggatatatatatatatatatatatatatatatatgctggttACCATGTGATTCTCACAACCAAATGCTAATTAAATCCTTTGCATGTGCATACAATTAGTAGCACACAAGTTACTTAATAACTTAAACTACTACTATgcaataataaatagataataatctCTATCTATATTTCCTGTCTCAACTTTACTTTAATTAATGTTGGgatcccaaaaataaaaag
This genomic window contains:
- the LOC108979630 gene encoding basic leucine zipper 61-like, giving the protein MAQLPPKIPSMTQNWHSSSHQRMPINMSNFVPTNNNTSTSMPTAQQQQPTWVDEFLDFSSARRGAHRRSMSDSIAFLETAPFIGVECRNNGTSGGFDRLDDDQLMSMFSDEVLVALPPTVSSSNASTPSDHNSNIDDENKPIMPLDQQPKSEPGEVESSCKPEPQDPVLLPSTTPTGDSNVDPKRVKRILANRQSAQRSRVRKLQYISELERSVTTLQTEVSSLSPRVAFLDHQRLILNVDNSALKQRIAALAQDNIFKDAHQEALKKEIERLRQIYHHQNLKKMSSAANLQNAPPPPTSPSQAPQPPTPDHFGGTDKERLLN